The Dromaius novaehollandiae isolate bDroNov1 chromosome 9, bDroNov1.hap1, whole genome shotgun sequence nucleotide sequence CAGGTGTACAAATCTCACTGGtcagactgttaggtggagaggaTTTTATATACTCTACCTAAAGCTTATGAAAATCAGCTTCGTTGTGGAAACGTTattgcctttctgcctttctgtttGGGTTTAAATTGCTTTTATTGTTGTGAATTCAATGTATATATGTTTGCCATGTGACTCTGACCGTTAGGAAGCACTGGGGCTTTGGTTTTGTGCCTCTGGATTTGCGTGCTTCTTGCCCGCACTGACTCTATCAGGACTATTGCTAAGATACCAGTCTTGTTAGAAGACTGCTGTTCTTAAGTCACATATGTTTTATTTGTCTTGCCTTTGCTATGGCAGCTTTTTAGATCTTTGGGGATTTGTTGGGAAATTTCTGGAGGCAACGAAGGTCTTCTGTCCCATAATAGTACTTCAGAGACTGTTAGTTCCTTAATAGTGAGAACTGGAGTGGGGGCTTgtatggaggaggaggaggtgtaGCTGCTTGGTTTTGTGgtgtgtttttttggtgtttttttttttttacttgattttAAAACAATTACACTAGTAATCTTTTAATTGGATTGTTTTATATACTGCCAACTTTTGATCTTTTATAAAAACCGAGTTGCTTTTAGTAGTATGCTTAAGGTAGGTAGGACAGTTCAGCTTTGCTAGCTGAGAGCTCTTTTCTTGCATTGTATCTGCACTGTTTACCCATTCAAAGATTGTATGTGAAATATGGCATAAGCAGCTCAAGTGTTCTTGTGATGCAGTTTTATTGCTCCTTGAGATGCCTTGGGTAACTTGACATGAGTTATAAAGCCATATGGGCATTTTGTGCCAGTAAATTCTTTACCGAAATGCAAAGTGACAGCACTGCCTATACCCAAAAGTGTTTGAAGCAAGCAATGGCTGTAAATCATTGTTATGAAAAATCTCTCTAGAAACTGGTAATGGGCTTTTTCTTTCTAGTCAGGTCTAGACTACATCACTTTTTGACCAGACTGTGGGTCCAGTCACTCAATATCAAGAGGTGAAAAAACGAGGAGGAGGTagtattttatttgtgtttctgaAGTTCTCTTGCTCTGAGCTATTCATCGACAGATCCTAGCATAATGTATTTAACGTACTGCCAAAACCAAATGTGTATGAGTAGTCTGTAGTGGACTgagaaatatgtaatttttataGATAAGCTTGTCAGCCAAAAAAGTTTGAAGAATAAGGTTTGTGACCAAATTATCTACTAAGTGCTTTACTGGCTTTACTGTTGAAAAACTTACAAGTCTCAAAGGGAGAAGTTCATTTACCGTGAACACTGTAACTTAATGCTAGTGTAACTTAATACAAggggaattattattttttttttatgtgatatCTCAACTCTTGTTCTAAACTTGGACTGTATTCCTCTTGGCCATAAATTCAGCTAGGCTGCTTGTTTGTCTTGGAGCATTGTGTTTGCAGCATCTTGCACCCTAGCAATAGGTCAAATAGGTACAGCTTTGGTAGCAGCATGGCAGTATATCTCACTCCTCTGCTGAAGTGCATCACTCCTGATCTGGAAGAATAATAGGGAAAAAAGAAGTGTTGCCCACTGCTACAATGCTGATAGGCATACGTATTGATGTCAGTTTTGGTGGTGTTCTGATAAATGCACCGAACCTACCAGCATGTTTCATATCCTCAAAATATGAGTTACGCTTCCTGTCAGTTTATGCTATATACGGCATTAAAAGACAGAGGACAGAGGATTTTGTTTCACGCTTATTCCATGAGTCAGTTCAGTTAGGGCTCTTCCCTGTTTGAATGCCCAGGCAAGAGCAATAGCCTAAATATAGCAAGGCAAATGACTGTGTGGAGCGACTGAAACTGGTTAAGCCCTACTATACTATGGACAATGCCAAGCATCTGTAGGAGAAGTACTCGTTAAGTGCAGGGAATACTTGGCAGTTACATGGCTGTTGTAGCCATGCAGGGCTATAAAAATAGTCATTATTTCTGGAATGAGCTTGCATGTAGTAATGCAGGAGTTAATTCAGAGTCTTTGTACTTAAGACTGTGATTAAAGATTCTCGTGGTGTTCTTTCAGCAGTATGTGCAGAGGCTCCGCATCTGAAGTGGAAACAGGCTGCATGTTGCATGTCTGTCTTGCAAAGTCTAATTAGACTTTGCTTCTGAAACTGACACAACCAGCACACCATCTTCAACAAACGGGAATGGGGCATGAATTATTCAACGTGAATCTATCCACCAAACTCCACTCCCTCCTGTGCTGTGCTAGAAGCACAGCAAATGTTGGGCTGCCTTCCAGAGCTGTAAAAGCATTTCCCAGGAAAACGTATGCGGTGTGATAAACAGTGTTTTCTAGCATATTAGCGAGTTCttttaataaacagaaaaggGAGATTCAGGCAAAAGTGCGCACAACAGCGATGTAAACTGGTAATATTTATGAATGAAAAGCTCAAGGGTGGGATTGTTGCAGTGCTTGGTCATACTTGGTGCTGCTCTAGACAGTATAGGTGCACTAGGTTCTTTCTTGGCAGCACTGCGTCAGATTGATAAGAAGAAGCACTTTGGATGGTAAATCTTCAGAGGGATGATGGTGGGATGGTAAGGGAGGCAGGAAAGAGAATCTTGCCAAAAATCAGTCTTAAGCCAGCATTATTTACCAGCCCTACATGTAGGGTGGGTGAGGTGCTGTTCTTTCTGTGCTTTGCATCTAGACATGAAAGCCTGTTGAGGAAGCTTTTGCTCATGACTAGATGTCACAATGAGAGCCAGATAGTCTGCTGCATTAAAAATACACTTCACCTATCTCAGCTGTGCATCTCGTGTGTTATTTCTTCTGAAgagcatttgtttcctttttctgccCAATTACTAGCTGTTGTAACCTCACCACTAATTATCATGGAGCACAAGTTTATGATGTATTTgcttctgctgcaggagaagcagaGACACCAGTGGACATGGAGACAATTAGCCTGGACCCGGAAGCTGAGGTGAGACAGATATTTGCTCATAAGGGCTTAACACAACATGAAACAAAGGTAGGCAAAGGAAAGCATGAAACCCTGTTAAAAGATACAATTCTTCTGAAGGTACTGGCTATCCTTATTCTCACCAGAATTGGTTCAGAGCTTTTAGACAAGAAATAAAGGTGTTTTATTCTTAACCAGGACCTGAAACCTTTCGTTAGTCATTTTGAACTTTAGAATAAGCATGGAGGCACTGAAAATGGGGGCGTGCTGCAAGCATCAGTGATGTGATACAAGCTTTTGTGAGAATATCTTTAATGAGCTGGTTGCTGCTGAAAGACCCGTGATTCATAACGGGCACAGCCAGTCACAGGCCTTGTACCCTGGCATAGGCAGCTGCCTGAACCTGTCAGCTGGTGGGTTGCTGAGCTTGGGTGGTGAGGTgcattatttctctttttttgactGGCTTGCAACACCAGAATATCTGGGGCTGGACAGTACAGATGTGCATCAGTTGATGCAGAGTTATGCTCACAAAACTGTCAGTGCTCCCTGTTCATCTGAGGCCTGGAGCTGGAAATAGCAGTTTGTCCCAGTTAAGCCCTGGCAAAGCAGGTTTGAGAATTTTACGCAGTACCTTATTCCTTCCGGACAGCAGAATTTGTCTTTCTAAGTAAATTCAGAATTTATCCCAAAAGATTTCTTTTGTTGAAACAAAACTCATACTCATGATAGAACCTCATGCTGTGGCCCTTTCACAGATAGGGTGTTTGCAGTTGAGAAGCTAAGGCCATGAGCTTCACCTGTGATGATAAAATCATCTGCCAAACCAAATCTTTACGAGCCCTTTGAAGGGCGGCTTTAATGAACTACGTGGTTTGTAAGACTATAATTTTCCTTAGAACAAGGTACCAGGCTGGTCTTTGAAGACTGTTCTGGAACAGCTGCTGAATGCCTCTGACCTCCATTTCTTTTTCAGGATGTTGACTTGAATCATTTCCGAATTGGGAAGATAGAAGGATTTGAGGTGCTCAAGAAAGTGAAGGTAAGTTCTAAGGAATAAAGAATGTCTCTTGGAGCTGGAGAGTTTGCTAAACTGACCTACAAGAAAATCAGTACAGGGACTCCTTTTGACTGAGATCCTAATGAGGTCACTTTGCATTTGACTGAAGAAGGTAGCGTTTACCCGTTTGTCAAGTAGTAGTCAAAATCCTGGGATTTTGGAAGGTGGCGTTGGAAGAAGAGATGAGGCGAGGCATCAGGGCTCATCTGAAGAGATGCATTCTGTATTTGCACAACCGGCTTAACATAGAATAATTTGgattggaaaggacctctggaggtctttaGTCAACCCCTGTTCAAAGCAGATCTGATTAGACCATGTCGCTGAGGGCCTCATCCAGTCAAGCTTTATTTCCGAAAAGGGAGACTCCACAATTTCTCTGGGCTCCTGTTACAGTGTTCGACCAACTTCATGTAAGAATTTTTCCTTTGATAGAGTAGGAATAAAACAAGAAAggattctgtaaaaacaaacaaacagaaaaccccgACAACAACTTCATGGATAAACCAGAAAGCTTATTGTCTGTATTCCAGAGGGCAGTGCGTGCTGTCATTCATAtccattttcctgtttgtttttaaacttttcccAAACTATTAGACTCTGTGTCTACGTCAGAATTTGGTTAAGCGCATTGAGAACCTGGAGCAATTGCAGACCTTGCGGGAGCTGGATCTCTATGATAATCAGATTCGGAAGATCGAGAACTTGGAGGCTCTAGCAGAACTTGAGTGAGTCGAGGGTAATCATTCGACTTGGGCTGAGGGTTGTTTGTCACTGACTGAGTACTCATGTTGTACTTACTCCTGTCTTTATCACCCAGGCCTTTTTTCTGAGATTCATTTAAGTGCTCTGTGAAGGATAATGTCTGTTGTCTATGGGGATTTGACTCATATGATAAACTAGTTGCATTATCCTGGAGCTCATCAGGGACAGCCAGCCAGccaaaaatgaaatgtgtgctgtgtagGGCAGCTGGAATGATAGGGGGCTGCAGGGACTTTCTACCCTGGTGTGGATGAGCAGCCATCCCTTGTTACACAGAGCTCTTGCTGTGAATAGTAGGTTTTTATTCCTGCAGGAAATGACAAGGGATTTCAGATACaattagtttttgtttgtttggaagtACTGTTCTGACTCAGCGAAGAAAAATGTCTACGGAGTAGTGCTTTTCCCAGTTACAAGCACTTGTCTGAGGTCACTCTGGagaaacaaaattgttttcaCTGAGAATGAGGGAGGACTGACCTGCTTCCCGCAGTTGTAACTGCTTCGTGGTTGTGGGAGGCCTTGACCCTGTCCTGTTACAGGCAGATCTTCTGAATACACATTTTTCCCAAGAATATGGAATAATGAAGGTTGGCTTCCTCCCACAGTGGCAGCTCCATAGCTGGGCACAGTGATGGTTTTCTTTTGCATGTaacagtgggttttttgtttgtttgttctcccCTGACATGCTGTAGAAATATTTTGAAGGCTATATTTGTTGTCATTTGTGGTAAAAGAAATACCACTTTGACTAGCTTCAAGGGCTAGAAAAGTGCTCGATCTCTGCAGATAGTGAGGTTCCCCACCAATTTACAAGCACCTTTCCCAAAATCATCTGTTCCTCCTGGACTGAAAAGACCTTTATTTTGTTCCTTGTCAGGATTCTGGACATCTCATTTAATGTTCTGCGACAAATTGAAGGACTAGATCGGCTTACTCAGCTTAAAAAACTCTTCCTTGTCAACAACAAAATCAGCAAAATTGAGAATTTAAGTAACTTACAGCAGTTACAGATGTTGGAGTTGGGATCCAATCGAATCCGGGTAGGTTCATTGTACAAGACGTTAGCTGAAGAGTTTTGTGGTCTTTGGCTTGGGATTAGCCCTTTCTGAAAGTGCACTGCATTGACTTTTATTTGCAGTTTGGCTCTTCTGATTGTTATAGTCATTTAATGTGTAATTACTTATTGCTGTGCATGCTGAATCCTCCAGTTACGTATGTGTCTAGTGCCTGGCTACTGAATTACTATTTATGAATTTCTCTTTAATGACCTCATGCAACTCCTGTGTGTTGCCTTTTGCAGATGAGTTTCTTCCTGATAGAGAGCCAAACCTtgttttttcttactttcctACAGGCTGGCACTCTGCCTGCTTCTATTTTATAAAGCCTGTTAAATTCAAATTTAATTCTAGTTTGAGATTTGTATGTATAATTGATAACTTGCTAGTTCACTCAGTCTCAATCAAGAAAATTTTTTTCCTGAGGCTTCACTCTGAAATGTCTCACAAACCTGATGTTGCACTGCTGACTACCTGGTCAGTTTTTTTACAATATAATTTGTGACCTTTCCAATATTATTGATTTGAAATCTAGCCCACTCAAAGAAAGCAGTTCTGAGTACTCTCTCTCCTGTCAATAAGGTatgcttttctgccttttccctaaTTCATAAGGGAATTGATGAAAACAGACAATGCAAAAGGCTTACAGCATGCAAAGTAaactattatttttaagaaacccTTTCAATTATATTCACTTTGAAAATTTTCAGATTGGAATACACTCATTTGTTAGAAGTATTTTTTTGAGGTTGGCATTCTTCAGTTGCAGTCTCATTCTTTGGAAAATTGCTTGGTATGCCGAAAGAGCAAACTAGGAAAATATCTGTTTGTCTTCTGTATTGTAAGGCCCATGGAAGCACACTTCACTTCctagaaaagaaggaaacttcGGCTACTATAGCAGCTTTTCTTCAGCAGCTGTAACAGTCATTTTCTGTATTAAGGCagaaatgtttgctgcttttatAGAGTGGCTGGAGTTTATCTTGCTCCTAAAGCTGAGTTGGATCCGTTTCTCTTCCAGCTGAAGGAATTATTACTTTGGAAATGAAATGACTTAAGGGAATAAATCTAGAGTGTGAGAACGTCAGCCAGATGAGTGATTAGGAACCTTGTAGTTTGCATAGGCTGGGGGAACATGACCTAGGGAGATCAAGAGAGAGATATGCAGTTTCCTTAGGCAGAAACCCAACAGGCTACTGCTTCTTATGTTTTTGAAAGCTGAGTTAGACAAAACTTGTACTTTATTCCATGTCTAAGAATCACTACcttgtgggggggaaaaaaatccacctaCATTTCTGTGCTGATATTTAGGCAGTTCGTTGCCACCACTGTCAAACAGAAGAATATCTTTGGAGCAGCTTGattatttttacatgtattttctcagtattgagcctgtgtgtgtttaaaaaaaaaaaaaaaaaaaaaaaaaaacctacacacaaacccccccccccccccaaaaaaatgcaACTCCTGTTGTTTGGGGGCAGCTAGAACTCTCTGTTTTCCTGTTGGAAGGGTAACCCAGCTACACACTTTTTGCAACTGGGCCTGTCCTTAACTCTGCAGGGTAATAACGTATGGACTATCTGCTCAGGCAGTGTTCTCGGCACTGGAGCGCCTGGTAGACTAATCCCCTGTGCATTAGAGTTACTGCAGTAATGTTGTGTTAGTCGCTTTGCTGTAAAACGCTAATCCTTCAGCATGCTTTTTAGCCTGGAGTCAATCATGACTTACTCAACACTCATAGTTCTGTCTTTATTATGCTAATGCTGGGGAAGTGGAAATTTATTCCTGAGCTGATGCATTTTCATGCCTAttgtttttgcaaaactggaCTGAGGCAAGCATTTCTTTATTTGCTGTCCTAATTCTTTTCCTTGCGTCTATCTGTTTCACGCTCTTATTTAAGTGTGGCTTTTTTGTAGCTTTAAGTAGCGTGCTCCCCTCCGCCCCCGGTTAATTCTTCTCAACATCCTCAGAACCACAAGCATTTCTTCCCCGCTGCCAGGACTGGAGGAGCTTCCACtgagaaataaatctgttttcttgCAAGGCCAAAACAGGGGTAGTTCCACAGGCTAGAAGGAGTGTGAATCCCAGTATGTGCTGATAAACAGCTTAAGCTGAATCTGTTGGCAATTCTGGGATAGATGTTGAAAAGCTGCTTTCTTCTCCAAAGTGCATCTATAatatgtagtgtgtgtgtgtttgtgtccaTCTTCTCTTCTATCCCCTACAagtgtgtgtacacatgcacacGCCTGTGCAAAGACATTATCTGGACTCCATGGCCTGTCTCATTAACACTGCTACTCTCTGAAACTCTTCGCCAGGCAAGAAGAGTATGGAAAAACTGAACAGTCAAAAGGTACTTGAGCACAGTTGCACAGTCGTGTGTGTATctattgctgcttttctgtgaGCTGAAGTCCCTATTTAAAATTCTCTTCTCTTCCAGCACTAGTTCTTTGCGTTTGAGTTAAAGGAGGTTGTCCCCTGCAAAAATCTatggtgttttctttccttctgtttgcagGAGTCTTTTCTAAgccctccttcctctttttctctctatatCTTCCTCTCTTCTATTCACATTTTTTGTCCCTTCTGTTGTAAGTGAAGAGTGTGGCTCCTTTGACACCTCAGAGATCCTTATCTCCCGCTGAAGGCTGAGCTCAGGACTTAGATTGGTCTAGTGTGTATGTTATGCTAGTAGCATGTATATTTAACACGTGTATCATGCTTACCTTCAGATACACCCGTGAGACAGTTAACTTTGCCACGGCACAGAAACAGATGTGTGGAGAAGCTAAACAGCTTGCCTCTGAGTTATGATCATCAATGGTCAGGACTAAATTTGggaattttattttctcctcccaGATGCTCCTTCCATTCACTAGTAACAGATTTTCTTGTTTCACAAATGAATATCCCCTGCTCTGGATACACCTGATGTCCCCGAGAATGTCATGTCCGGCACACTCTGAGCCTCTTCGTTCTCTGCTGTTGCTGCCTGGATAGTGGAGACAACAGCCAGGACAAGGTGACATGACCCCTGATGAAAGTCAATGAGCAATAGTGCCACAAGCCAGCTGTCACTGCACAAAGCCCTGCACTTGCTCTGCTCGTGAGCCATGAGGGAGGCCATACCTTGTGCATGCTTTGTGTTGTGGAATTGGCAGGCTTGTATTTTTCAGGAGTGCAATTGCACGGGTCAGGGCCTTAGTGTGCTCTTCGTTGTCATCCTCCGTttggaaatgctttctttttcttctcgtTGCAGTCCAGATAGTTTGGGTTTCCTCTTCTGATATTCTGACACTTAGAGAGCACGTGTTCTAGATGTATTGAGATCACTGAGTGAAATGAGATGAAGGTCCTCTCTCTGCTCCTGATGTGCTTCTTCAGTAATTGCTAGTAATGTGGATTTCTGTGCAAGTATCTATTTTTCAATACGCTCTGAGGATGTGAGGTGCACTTAACATCTAAGGCTGCCTGTACAATCCAAGCTGGAGAACATCTTGATTAGATAGTGTAAGTTTTAGAACTATGCAGATCAGGATAGCAGACTGTCTGCAAGAACCAAGCCATCTTAAGAAGGCTGTCTATGCTTCTACCATCTTAAAACACCTCTCTTAGACTTGGTCATCTGTAGGTTGGATTTCATGTCGCAGCAATAACACTGTCTCCTTTGGTCATTTCACAGGCAATTGAAAACATTGACACCTTGACTAATCTTGACAGTCTGTTCCTTGGAAAGAATAAAATCACCAAGCTCCAGAACTTGGATGCACTAGCAAACTTGTCTGTGCTCAGTATACAGGTATTGGTTCTACTTTGAACTCTTATATTTTGAAGGGATGTAGGAACCACCTTGTAATTTAAGATGAAGCTCTTCTGAATCACTAGGTCTTCAGTGTTTGAGTCAAACTCCTTTACCTGAAGAGAGAGTGTGACATTCTCTGTGCTGTCTTTTCACGTCTTTTGACACTAAATGACATTGATAGGCACTGATAAAATCAGCAAAACAAATGTTTGATTTTATGTGAGAAGGGACAGGAAATGAATGTCCGTTCCATTTCCTTcctgaaatactgttttccaaTATATTACAGTAGCATTAAATGAGTTATGGCAAGGAAGTCCTTATAATGGCAGTGGGCTTAGTGTTGCTGCCTCCTTCTTGAAGAAGGAAGATGTTTAAACAAGCTGGTGTTAAGTGAGATCTGTCCTTAATGAGCTTAGGGAAAGTTTATCCCCT carries:
- the PPP1R7 gene encoding protein phosphatase 1 regulatory subunit 7 isoform X3 codes for the protein MGGSLRTLCLSPQPSSRPRDALWRATSCGQPRGGRRRAARSRGLRVDKRIESEESGDEEGKKQAACLVTDLSQQSLRDEQNGENSTGEAETPVDMETISLDPEAEDVDLNHFRIGKIEGFEVLKKVKTLCLRQNLVKRIENLEQLQTLRELDLYDNQIRKIENLEALAELEILDISFNVLRQIEGLDRLTQLKKLFLVNNKISKIENLSNLQQLQMLELGSNRIRAIENIDTLTNLDSLFLGKNKITKLQNLDALANLSVLSIQSNRLTKIEGLQSLVNLRELYLSHNGIEVIEGLENNNKLTMLDIASNRIKKIENISHLTELQEFWVKPHNKFFNNSRKQNSKS
- the PPP1R7 gene encoding protein phosphatase 1 regulatory subunit 7 isoform X2, with protein sequence MAAESGEGPQEMMEVDKRIESEESGDEEGKKQAACLVTDLSQQSLRDEQNGENSTGEAETPVDMETISLDPEAEDVDLNHFRIGKIEGFEVLKKVKTLCLRQNLVKRIENLEQLQTLRELDLYDNQIRKIENLEALAELEILDISFNVLRQIEGLDRLTQLKKLFLVNNKISKIENLSNLQQLQMLELGSNRIRAIENIDTLTNLDSLFLGKNKITKLQNLDALANLSVLSIQSNRLTKIEGLQSLVNLRELYLSHNGIEVIEGLENNNKLTMLDIASNRIKKIENISHLTELQEFWMNDNLIESWSDLDELKGAKNLETVYLERNPLQKDPQYRRKIMLALPSVRQIDATFVRF
- the PPP1R7 gene encoding protein phosphatase 1 regulatory subunit 7 isoform X4, producing the protein METISLDPEAEDVDLNHFRIGKIEGFEVLKKVKTLCLRQNLVKRIENLEQLQTLRELDLYDNQIRKIENLEALAELEILDISFNVLRQIEGLDRLTQLKKLFLVNNKISKIENLSNLQQLQMLELGSNRIRAIENIDTLTNLDSLFLGKNKITKLQNLDALANLSVLSIQSNRLTKIEGLQSLVNLRELYLSHNGIEVIEGLENNNKLTMLDIASNRIKKIENISHLTELQEFWMNDNLIESWSDLDELKGAKNLETVYLERNPLQKDPQYRRKIMLALPSVRQIDATFVRF